One Dietzia sp. JS16-p6b genomic window carries:
- a CDS encoding DUF1254 domain-containing protein, which yields MSSDSIDRYEQLYVWGYPLVRSLQLRETMTRSEPGRERDSGRSAAAPLGEFGHQKLLSDPGYRVGVAPNVDTLYSVAWVDLLEGDLRLDLPDFGERYYAFQFGYADTTCHTVGKRTHGGVLGPVTIRWAPSLAEPALTSGQLGMELDCTCRFLMIAGRIMVDSSNPRDLHEVHALQEEIRLSSPGTHARVPDAEPDASQSPVASESGPGRHFFEQLSRVMDDLSVEAVDPDVRDLLAEVGWRPGERLGAEMPRFALDDAVARGFAMVRRGVADAGQVRNGWMINYAGVEFGRDWLLRASVAMAQIYINPAEEALYPVLEVDSAGRGLVGDHRYRLRFTPGQLPPVTYFWSLTMYHAEGLLVANPLSRYSVGDRSPHLRYEPDGSLELVVSHERPVEGEDNWLPAPEGGFRLMLRLYGPSPGCLSGKWSPPALVRDGVHDGGAEKPDPNQTKAGLAT from the coding sequence TTGAGTTCCGACTCGATCGACAGGTACGAGCAGCTGTATGTGTGGGGATATCCGCTCGTGCGGTCGCTCCAGTTGAGGGAGACGATGACGCGGTCGGAACCGGGCCGCGAGCGGGACTCCGGCCGGTCGGCAGCCGCGCCCCTCGGCGAGTTCGGGCACCAGAAGCTTCTGTCCGACCCCGGCTACCGGGTAGGTGTGGCTCCCAACGTGGACACCCTCTACAGCGTGGCCTGGGTTGACCTGCTCGAGGGAGACCTCCGGCTGGACCTGCCCGATTTCGGCGAACGGTACTACGCGTTCCAGTTCGGTTACGCCGACACCACCTGCCACACCGTCGGAAAGCGAACGCACGGCGGCGTCCTCGGGCCCGTGACGATCCGTTGGGCGCCATCGCTCGCGGAACCGGCCCTGACCTCCGGCCAGCTCGGGATGGAACTCGACTGCACCTGCAGGTTCCTCATGATCGCCGGGCGGATCATGGTCGACTCATCGAACCCGCGGGATCTCCACGAGGTGCATGCGCTCCAGGAGGAGATCCGCCTGAGCTCACCGGGGACGCACGCTCGGGTACCGGACGCCGAGCCCGATGCGTCCCAGTCCCCCGTCGCGAGCGAGTCAGGCCCGGGACGGCACTTCTTCGAGCAGCTGTCGCGGGTCATGGACGATCTGAGCGTCGAGGCGGTGGACCCCGACGTGAGAGACCTCCTCGCCGAGGTGGGCTGGCGGCCTGGCGAACGCCTCGGGGCCGAGATGCCCCGGTTCGCACTTGACGACGCGGTGGCGCGCGGGTTCGCGATGGTGAGACGAGGCGTCGCCGATGCGGGGCAGGTCCGCAACGGGTGGATGATCAATTACGCGGGAGTCGAGTTCGGCCGAGACTGGCTCCTCCGCGCTTCGGTCGCGATGGCGCAGATCTACATCAATCCCGCGGAAGAGGCCCTCTACCCGGTGCTCGAGGTGGACAGTGCCGGCCGCGGGCTGGTGGGCGACCACCGTTATCGACTGCGGTTCACCCCGGGCCAGCTGCCACCCGTGACGTACTTCTGGTCGTTGACCATGTATCACGCGGAAGGTCTCCTGGTTGCCAACCCCCTGTCGCGCTACTCGGTGGGGGACAGGAGTCCGCACCTGCGCTACGAGCCCGACGGGTCCCTCGAGCTGGTCGTCTCGCACGAACGGCCCGTGGAGGGCGAGGACAACTGGCTCCCCGCCCCGGAGGGTGGGTTCAGGCTGATGTTGCGGCTGTACGGCCCGAGCCCCGGCTGTCTGAGCGGGAAATGGAGCCCCCCGGCCCTCGTGCGCGACGGCGTTCATGACGGCGGCGCAGAGAAACCGGATCCGAATCAGACGAAAGCCGGGCTTGCAACGTGA
- a CDS encoding DUF1254 domain-containing protein gives MDRRSYDFADVSQYQESASPDLFPDDRHQAEKLVEHLAFDATVWGLTAVLQYAQFSDFVWKRPAGDDERLNVFDHRRGLAGPDFAEFRVPNVDTLYSNGWISVEQGPVELEVPAVGDSYYTVNLFDAHGNASNISNRTHGGGPVTMVLCTSEQAAEARGTGKDVMVVATPVVWALLRVQVTATGGTGEADAMRKRFRIRTPHPQASLQRYTEVDSSLVESRWTEFATALTAVIGLCGVPAREEVMVARYRAIGIGAGPGEVSPSGCDWVPDVAQRGFDSAMDMIRASRSQLGEPLGSGWTRVRDKGRHGTNFLARAVMNNVGLGANVVEENTSFNTYVSSNGVPLDGSNGAYCLVMDTAPPVDYFWSVTLYLADSGRVYGNPWDRYSVGSASGLTPDGSGRVRIRIDPGAAERDPNPGVLPAPRSPFFLVLRTYGPTEELLEGRWSPGPVDTLEHCEETGR, from the coding sequence GTGGACCGCCGATCGTATGACTTCGCCGATGTCAGCCAATACCAGGAGTCGGCGTCGCCCGACCTGTTCCCGGACGACCGACACCAGGCGGAGAAGCTGGTGGAACACCTCGCTTTCGACGCCACGGTGTGGGGTCTGACCGCGGTCCTGCAGTACGCGCAGTTCAGCGACTTCGTGTGGAAGCGCCCGGCCGGGGACGACGAGCGACTCAACGTCTTCGACCACCGACGGGGCCTGGCCGGGCCCGATTTCGCGGAATTCCGCGTCCCCAATGTGGACACCCTGTACTCGAACGGGTGGATCTCGGTGGAGCAGGGACCGGTGGAGCTGGAGGTCCCGGCGGTCGGCGACAGCTACTACACCGTGAACCTGTTCGACGCTCACGGGAACGCGTCGAACATCAGCAACCGGACCCACGGGGGCGGCCCGGTGACGATGGTCCTGTGCACGTCCGAACAGGCCGCGGAGGCGAGGGGGACCGGCAAGGACGTGATGGTGGTGGCCACGCCTGTCGTCTGGGCGCTGCTGCGGGTGCAGGTGACCGCGACCGGTGGCACCGGCGAGGCCGACGCGATGAGAAAACGGTTCCGAATCCGCACCCCGCATCCGCAGGCCAGTCTCCAGCGGTACACCGAGGTGGACAGTTCTCTGGTGGAGAGCAGGTGGACGGAGTTCGCCACGGCCCTCACAGCGGTCATCGGGTTGTGTGGTGTCCCGGCCCGCGAAGAAGTGATGGTCGCGCGCTACCGGGCGATCGGGATCGGTGCCGGCCCGGGGGAGGTGTCCCCGTCGGGGTGCGACTGGGTGCCCGATGTCGCGCAGCGAGGGTTCGACTCCGCAATGGACATGATCCGCGCAAGCCGGTCCCAGCTCGGGGAACCGCTGGGCAGCGGCTGGACCCGGGTGCGGGACAAAGGTCGGCACGGGACCAACTTCCTCGCCAGGGCCGTGATGAACAACGTCGGCCTGGGCGCCAACGTGGTCGAGGAGAACACCTCGTTCAACACCTACGTGTCGTCGAACGGAGTCCCACTGGACGGCAGCAACGGTGCGTACTGCCTGGTCATGGACACGGCCCCGCCGGTCGACTACTTCTGGTCGGTCACCTTGTACCTGGCTGACAGCGGTCGCGTGTACGGCAACCCGTGGGATCGCTACTCCGTGGGCAGCGCCTCGGGCCTGACGCCGGACGGCTCCGGTCGGGTGCGGATCAGGATCGACCCGGGGGCCGCCGAGCGTGACCCTAACCCCGGTGTGTTGCCGGCACCCCGGTCCCCGTTCTTCCTCGTCCTGCGTACCTACGGGCCGACGGAGGAGCTGCTGGAGGGTCGATGGTCCCCGGGGCCGGTGGACACCCTCGAACACTGCGAGGAGACAGGCCGTTGA
- a CDS encoding SDR family NAD(P)-dependent oxidoreductase has translation MTAPQNTRFEGRVALVTGAASGIGAAVARQLAAEGARRIHLVDLARESAQRVASEIGGVAHGVDVADPDAVRALFEEISAEDGRVDVVVHAAGIDDPVAKAHIYEAAETGEPVDVLSRLDDSTWRRIHAVNLDGTFHVLRESVRAMRPGGGGAIVTVGSSAAFDTLVGYPHYASSKAAVHALSQSVAKEAVHFGIRVNTVAPGPVDTAMAARTPESVRARMNEGSAFGYATAEQLSESICYLASDQASNVVGAVLLSNGGRFTV, from the coding sequence ATGACGGCGCCACAGAACACCCGGTTCGAGGGCAGGGTCGCACTGGTCACCGGGGCGGCCTCGGGGATCGGGGCGGCCGTGGCGAGGCAGCTCGCCGCGGAGGGCGCGCGCCGGATCCACCTGGTGGACCTGGCGCGGGAGTCAGCGCAGCGCGTCGCCTCGGAGATCGGCGGCGTCGCACACGGGGTGGACGTGGCCGACCCGGACGCGGTCCGCGCGCTCTTCGAGGAGATCTCGGCCGAAGACGGACGGGTGGACGTGGTCGTCCACGCGGCCGGCATCGATGACCCCGTGGCCAAAGCCCACATCTACGAGGCGGCCGAGACCGGCGAACCGGTCGACGTCCTGAGCCGGCTCGACGACTCGACGTGGCGCCGGATCCACGCCGTCAATCTGGACGGCACCTTCCACGTCCTGCGCGAATCCGTGCGGGCGATGCGCCCCGGCGGGGGAGGGGCGATCGTCACCGTGGGGTCCTCGGCGGCGTTCGACACCCTCGTGGGTTACCCGCACTACGCCTCCTCCAAGGCGGCCGTCCACGCACTGAGTCAGTCCGTGGCCAAAGAGGCCGTCCACTTCGGCATCCGGGTCAACACCGTCGCCCCCGGCCCGGTGGACACCGCCATGGCCGCGCGAACCCCCGAGTCGGTCCGCGCGCGGATGAACGAGGGCAGCGCCTTCGGCTACGCCACCGCGGAGCAGCTCTCCGAGAGCATCTGTTACCTGGCCTCCGATCAGGCGTCGAACGTCGTCGGCGCGGTGCTGCTGAGCAACGGGGGTCGCTTCACGGTCTGA
- a CDS encoding zinc-binding dehydrogenase: MNINTIPAEMRAWQWTGTGNPLTLAVVPVPEPGPGEVLIRVRAAGMCHSDVGELDEPSWAENIHRCPITLGHEIAGEVVALGEGVHDVVVGTRCGVHPLGATVPGYGRDGGYAAYHVAPAADLVPLPEGLSYELGALGTDAGMTSHQAVVGVAGVGPGDRVGIIGLGGLGQIGARIAVLLGAEVHAADPSADARRLGEHLGVTAVVADAAELAGAGLDSVIDFAGFATTAQAAVRAIRVGGTIVMIGMGAHTSELVTADVIHQKAVIRGSSGGTTSDIESVYRYLRAGDIAPVVEHLDFEQVPDGIDRLRDGRVTGRLVVTM, encoded by the coding sequence ATGAACATCAACACCATCCCCGCCGAGATGCGGGCCTGGCAGTGGACCGGGACGGGCAACCCCCTGACCCTGGCGGTGGTCCCGGTCCCCGAGCCGGGCCCAGGGGAGGTCCTCATCCGGGTCCGTGCGGCCGGGATGTGCCACTCGGATGTGGGTGAGCTCGACGAGCCGTCCTGGGCGGAGAACATCCACCGGTGCCCGATCACCCTCGGGCACGAGATTGCCGGCGAGGTGGTGGCGCTCGGTGAGGGAGTGCACGACGTCGTCGTCGGCACCCGCTGCGGTGTCCACCCGCTCGGCGCCACCGTGCCCGGATACGGGCGAGACGGCGGTTACGCGGCGTACCACGTGGCGCCCGCGGCTGATCTGGTCCCACTGCCGGAGGGGCTCTCCTACGAACTCGGCGCCCTGGGAACAGACGCGGGCATGACCTCACACCAGGCTGTGGTCGGCGTCGCGGGGGTCGGTCCCGGAGACCGGGTCGGGATCATCGGTCTTGGTGGTCTCGGGCAGATCGGCGCGCGCATCGCGGTGCTCCTGGGTGCCGAGGTGCACGCCGCCGACCCCAGCGCCGACGCACGGCGGCTGGGAGAGCACCTGGGCGTCACCGCCGTGGTCGCCGACGCCGCCGAGCTGGCCGGGGCGGGTCTGGACTCCGTCATCGACTTCGCCGGCTTCGCCACGACCGCCCAGGCCGCGGTGCGGGCGATCCGCGTGGGCGGGACCATCGTGATGATCGGCATGGGGGCACACACCTCGGAACTCGTCACCGCGGACGTCATCCACCAGAAGGCCGTCATCCGGGGATCCTCGGGGGGCACCACATCCGACATCGAGTCCGTCTACCGCTACCTGCGCGCCGGCGACATCGCCCCGGTCGTCGAGCACCTGGACTTCGAGCAGGTGCCCGACGGGATCGACAGGCTCCGCGACGGCAGGGTCACCGGCCGTCTCGTGGTGACCATGTGA
- a CDS encoding FAD-dependent oxidoreductase yields the protein MITEFPHAFSPFTLGALTLRNRLVALPAGTSMATDGVPTHGDQEHFERLAAGGVGLIIGGATVVHPSTTLRSRKLVEAYNDEVLPALTDKAAAVHRHGAKIIGQLVHLGREFIGGESDSPPSAPSAVKTARDAYPPHELTVEEIADIVEGWRVSAANLARAGYDGAEIHAAHGYLPAQFMSALTNRRTDGYGGDLVGRMRFLDEVVAAMREAMPEKMVLGVRLSGEEDIPGGMGMENCVRIARHLADSGAVDYFSITHGTRGTYVKDATHPDAVAVDSAARIRAETGIPVLVGQRIRDAATADHIIKTGKADLVGMARALLADPDLPAKSAQGRLGEIRGCLGINQDCRAFDPHLHCAVNAEIGRGRHRNVGVRAAETKDIYVIGAGPAGLEAARVAAGRGHRVTVFETATELGGALRVAARSPHRATLIDVIDYLSAEMRRLRVDVNLGAEISQDDLAELVEAADHVVVATGSRPGPVPSTGRGPAVVTVDDVLAGRIPAAAGRAVVYDESDGFWPAYSAAEALVGRGWDTRVVTPLTALASRVPAESVGPLLGRLGSGGARFHVATGLDLPGSDDEVGRLVPVFGGGDLPLDADLVVWHRPRTAVDGIARALGRRDDVSVIGDALAPRRISHAIAEGYRVGAEI from the coding sequence GTGATCACAGAGTTCCCCCACGCTTTCTCCCCGTTCACGCTCGGCGCACTCACCCTGCGGAACCGTCTGGTCGCCCTGCCGGCCGGAACGAGCATGGCCACCGACGGTGTGCCCACCCACGGCGACCAGGAGCACTTCGAGCGCCTGGCCGCCGGCGGTGTCGGGTTGATCATCGGGGGCGCGACCGTGGTGCACCCCTCGACTACCCTGCGGTCCCGCAAGCTGGTCGAGGCCTACAACGACGAGGTGCTCCCCGCCCTCACGGACAAGGCGGCGGCTGTTCACCGGCACGGCGCCAAGATCATCGGTCAGCTGGTCCACCTGGGGCGTGAGTTCATCGGGGGCGAATCGGACTCGCCGCCCTCCGCGCCCTCGGCCGTCAAGACGGCCCGCGACGCCTACCCTCCCCACGAGCTGACGGTCGAGGAGATCGCGGACATCGTCGAGGGGTGGCGGGTCTCCGCCGCGAATCTGGCCCGCGCGGGGTACGACGGCGCCGAGATCCACGCCGCCCACGGCTACCTGCCGGCCCAGTTCATGTCCGCGCTCACCAACAGGCGGACCGACGGGTACGGCGGTGACCTCGTCGGCCGCATGAGATTCCTCGACGAGGTGGTCGCCGCCATGCGGGAGGCGATGCCCGAGAAAATGGTCCTGGGCGTGCGGCTCAGTGGGGAGGAGGATATCCCCGGCGGGATGGGGATGGAGAACTGCGTGAGGATCGCGCGGCACCTCGCCGACTCGGGGGCGGTCGACTACTTCAGCATCACGCACGGCACCCGCGGCACGTACGTCAAGGACGCCACGCATCCCGACGCCGTCGCCGTCGACTCCGCCGCGCGCATCCGCGCCGAGACCGGGATCCCCGTCCTCGTGGGTCAACGCATCCGCGACGCCGCGACCGCCGACCACATCATCAAGACCGGCAAGGCCGACCTGGTGGGCATGGCCCGGGCACTGTTGGCCGACCCGGACCTGCCGGCCAAGTCCGCTCAGGGGCGACTGGGCGAGATCCGCGGCTGCCTGGGTATCAACCAGGACTGCCGCGCCTTCGACCCGCACCTGCACTGCGCGGTCAACGCCGAGATCGGTCGGGGCCGCCACCGGAATGTGGGCGTCCGTGCGGCGGAGACGAAGGACATCTACGTGATCGGCGCAGGTCCGGCCGGACTCGAGGCCGCGCGCGTCGCCGCCGGCCGCGGCCACCGCGTGACCGTGTTCGAGACCGCAACTGAGCTGGGGGGCGCCCTCCGCGTGGCCGCCCGGTCACCGCACCGGGCCACCCTCATCGACGTGATCGACTACCTCTCCGCGGAGATGCGCCGCCTGCGGGTGGACGTCAACCTCGGCGCGGAGATCTCGCAGGACGATCTCGCCGAGCTCGTGGAGGCGGCCGACCACGTCGTCGTCGCCACCGGCTCCCGGCCCGGACCCGTGCCGTCCACCGGTCGAGGCCCCGCCGTCGTCACGGTCGACGACGTCCTCGCCGGCCGGATCCCCGCCGCGGCGGGCCGGGCGGTCGTCTACGACGAGAGCGACGGCTTCTGGCCGGCCTACAGCGCCGCCGAGGCCCTCGTGGGGCGTGGGTGGGACACGCGCGTCGTCACGCCGCTCACGGCGCTGGCCTCGCGGGTACCTGCCGAGAGCGTGGGGCCGCTCCTCGGCCGACTGGGCTCCGGGGGCGCGCGGTTCCACGTGGCCACGGGGCTGGACCTGCCCGGGTCCGACGACGAGGTGGGCCGCCTCGTGCCCGTGTTCGGCGGCGGGGACCTGCCGCTCGACGCGGATCTCGTGGTGTGGCACCGGCCCCGCACCGCCGTCGACGGGATCGCCCGCGCCCTCGGCCGGCGCGACGACGTCAGCGTGATCGGGGACGCCCTGGCCCCGCGGCGGATCAGCCACGCGATCGCCGAGGGCTACCGGGTCGGCGCGGAGATCTGA
- a CDS encoding FAD-dependent oxidoreductase gives MQNAVDLLVIGAGMAGLTAAARATERGATVMVVEKADDVGGSARFAGYAWTAPTRQIMAEINPHGDEELRNAVVDDFAAGLDWIRGRGVDCAEGVPVLRYGVGHAFDTNQYLDACAREIRAAGNAIHTAAHVQGLITEGDGVAGATVRLADGEVHEIRARRVLLATGGFQADAELVERHLHPLASRFPLRSNPHSDGGGLRLAESVEAGIGFDDAGFYGHLIPAGLPFRDSGDFVGLSLYYSEHALLFNLHGERFVDETQGDHLTAMALMEQPEARGLVVADERVYRDWICGSYVEGAVAIDKYTEASRRGGRCGLAETLEEFEYLPEEWGYDGARIAEGIRRVNESGQKVVPPREYDFAPLDRGPYYIVETTPAVTFPFVGIRIGADTSVLRADGTVIPGLLAAGSDTGGVYRRAYAGGLATALVFGLRAGDAATVV, from the coding sequence ATGCAGAACGCCGTCGACCTACTCGTCATCGGTGCCGGCATGGCCGGCCTCACCGCCGCCGCCCGCGCCACCGAACGCGGGGCAACCGTCATGGTGGTGGAGAAGGCCGACGACGTCGGAGGCTCCGCGAGGTTCGCAGGATATGCCTGGACCGCACCCACGCGGCAGATCATGGCGGAGATCAACCCCCATGGGGATGAGGAGCTCCGCAACGCGGTCGTCGACGACTTCGCCGCCGGGCTCGACTGGATCCGAGGCCGGGGCGTCGACTGCGCCGAGGGAGTCCCCGTGCTGCGCTACGGTGTCGGTCACGCGTTCGACACCAACCAGTATCTCGACGCCTGCGCCCGCGAGATCAGGGCCGCCGGGAACGCGATCCACACTGCCGCCCACGTGCAGGGACTCATCACCGAGGGCGACGGCGTGGCAGGGGCGACGGTCCGGTTGGCCGACGGCGAGGTCCACGAGATCCGGGCGCGACGAGTTCTCCTGGCCACCGGGGGGTTCCAGGCCGACGCGGAGCTGGTGGAGCGCCACCTGCACCCGCTGGCCTCACGATTCCCGCTCCGGTCCAACCCGCACAGCGACGGCGGGGGACTGAGGCTGGCGGAATCGGTGGAGGCCGGCATCGGCTTCGACGACGCGGGCTTCTACGGCCACCTGATCCCCGCGGGTCTGCCCTTCCGGGACTCCGGCGACTTCGTGGGACTCTCCCTCTACTACTCCGAGCACGCGCTGCTGTTCAACCTCCACGGCGAGCGCTTCGTGGACGAGACCCAGGGGGATCACCTCACGGCGATGGCGCTCATGGAGCAACCCGAGGCCCGCGGCCTGGTGGTCGCGGACGAACGGGTCTACCGCGACTGGATCTGCGGTTCCTACGTCGAGGGTGCGGTCGCGATCGACAAGTACACCGAGGCCTCCAGGCGCGGCGGCCGGTGCGGTCTGGCGGAGACGCTCGAGGAGTTCGAGTACCTGCCCGAGGAGTGGGGTTACGACGGGGCGAGGATCGCCGAGGGGATCCGCCGGGTCAACGAGTCGGGCCAGAAGGTCGTGCCGCCGCGGGAGTACGACTTCGCCCCGCTCGACCGCGGGCCGTATTACATCGTCGAGACGACCCCGGCCGTGACGTTCCCGTTCGTGGGGATCAGGATCGGGGCCGACACGTCGGTCCTGCGCGCCGACGGCACGGTGATCCCGGGCCTGCTCGCCGCCGGGTCGGACACAGGCGGGGTGTACCGCCGCGCCTACGCGGGCGGCCTGGCCACCGCGCTGGTGTTCGGGCTGCGGGCCGGCGACGCGGCCACCGTGGTCTGA
- a CDS encoding MFS transporter produces MSDGAGAHRSTARPLRHERAFRALEAVQLTNAVAVWIHVVSVQWVLTERGEPASVISLAPAAMAVPFLVLALPVGVIAGYASRKKMMALATVASAGSAVAATVLTVTGADTALPMICSVLLVGTALVVVGVSWQSLLPETVDRGMIPTAALVDGAVFNLARSLGPLLAGLGLGLAGAEWAFAVVAVLSVGCALALWRMERRSPDRTAPRRAIMPEISGAVRFVVNSAWTTRLLCQLFLFGIPSSALWALISLAVYDGLGMGADGFGVLMALIGAGAVVAVMGFGGLRRRLRVTVFAACGALVYAAALAVLAVSTSPVVVGIAMLFAGAAWVSVQSSWMSMGHQFFPDWIRPRLIAVILLMVQGTQAAGSLLWGVVADAAGLQAALLVAAGLMVISCVSLLLVGLGAEKGIEPVLVSELGGPAGPSGEVTDPGTPRGDRSGPVVVRYVYRVPEGRTREFLTAMRDLRRSRLRLGGRRWRLERPTAEPGLFVETYRVGSAEEFVEQEHRRLTVPETRLRHRVESLVAGAVEGPKVSDRP; encoded by the coding sequence GTGAGCGACGGGGCGGGCGCCCACCGATCGACGGCGCGCCCGCTCCGGCACGAGCGCGCGTTCCGGGCCCTCGAGGCCGTCCAACTCACCAACGCGGTGGCCGTGTGGATCCACGTCGTCTCGGTGCAGTGGGTCCTCACCGAGCGAGGTGAGCCCGCGTCGGTGATCTCTCTCGCGCCGGCGGCCATGGCCGTGCCGTTCCTGGTGCTCGCGCTACCGGTCGGGGTGATCGCCGGGTATGCCTCGCGCAAGAAGATGATGGCGCTGGCCACCGTGGCGTCGGCGGGGTCCGCGGTGGCGGCGACCGTGCTCACGGTGACGGGGGCCGACACGGCACTCCCGATGATCTGCTCCGTTCTCCTCGTCGGCACCGCGCTAGTGGTGGTAGGGGTCTCCTGGCAATCGCTTCTTCCGGAGACCGTGGACCGCGGGATGATCCCCACCGCGGCACTGGTCGACGGAGCGGTGTTCAATCTCGCCCGCTCGCTCGGGCCGCTCCTGGCGGGCCTGGGACTGGGACTCGCCGGCGCGGAATGGGCGTTCGCGGTGGTCGCCGTCCTCTCCGTGGGCTGTGCGCTCGCGCTGTGGCGGATGGAGCGGCGGTCGCCCGACCGGACCGCTCCGCGTCGGGCGATCATGCCGGAGATCTCCGGCGCGGTCCGGTTCGTGGTCAACTCGGCGTGGACCACACGGCTATTGTGCCAGCTCTTCCTCTTCGGGATCCCGTCCAGCGCACTCTGGGCGCTCATCTCCCTCGCCGTCTACGACGGTCTCGGGATGGGCGCGGACGGATTCGGGGTGCTCATGGCGCTGATCGGCGCCGGCGCCGTCGTGGCGGTCATGGGGTTCGGTGGGCTGCGGAGGCGGTTGAGGGTCACGGTGTTCGCCGCGTGTGGCGCCCTCGTCTACGCCGCGGCCCTGGCGGTGCTGGCGGTCTCGACGTCGCCGGTCGTGGTCGGGATCGCCATGCTCTTCGCCGGCGCGGCCTGGGTGAGTGTGCAGAGTTCGTGGATGTCGATGGGGCACCAGTTCTTCCCGGACTGGATCCGGCCCAGGCTGATCGCGGTCATCCTGCTGATGGTCCAGGGGACGCAGGCGGCGGGATCGCTCCTGTGGGGGGTCGTGGCCGACGCCGCCGGACTGCAGGCCGCCCTCCTCGTGGCAGCCGGGTTGATGGTGATCAGCTGCGTGTCGCTCCTGCTCGTCGGGTTGGGCGCCGAGAAGGGGATCGAACCGGTCCTCGTCTCCGAACTCGGTGGGCCGGCGGGGCCGTCCGGTGAGGTCACCGACCCGGGCACGCCTCGGGGCGACCGATCGGGACCGGTGGTGGTCCGCTACGTGTACCGGGTGCCGGAGGGTCGCACGCGGGAATTCCTCACCGCGATGCGCGATCTGCGTCGCTCCCGGCTCCGGTTGGGGGGCCGGCGCTGGCGGCTCGAGCGCCCGACCGCGGAGCCCGGCCTGTTCGTCGAGACATACCGGGTGGGCAGCGCCGAGGAGTTCGTCGAACAGGAACACCGGCGCCTCACCGTCCCGGAGACCCGGCTGCGGCACCGGGTGGAGTCGCTGGTGGCCGGGGCGGTCGAGGGGCCGAAGGTGAGCGACCGGCCCTAA
- a CDS encoding nitroreductase family protein gives MTDPAAVTPPEPLGAHDLITTTRAVRRRLDLGREVDPRTLEECVADALQAPQGSNLMRTEFVIVRDPARIDRLGRIYREEFDGFYRASDVGLFHRVDADPTHAAQSRRTRDSAEHLAAVMSRVPVIVIPCLTPRLAEGDVLAAKHRLATVYPTVWNFMLAARLRGLGTCWTGMTLGREDEVAEIVGIDPAEVEQVCMIPVAHYTGTTFRPAWRPPAEEFIHWDQW, from the coding sequence ATGACTGATCCCGCGGCCGTGACCCCGCCCGAGCCCCTCGGTGCGCACGATCTGATCACCACCACCCGCGCGGTGCGCCGGCGACTCGATCTGGGGCGCGAGGTGGACCCGCGAACGCTGGAGGAGTGCGTGGCCGACGCCCTCCAGGCGCCCCAGGGCTCCAATCTCATGCGCACCGAGTTCGTGATCGTCCGCGATCCCGCGCGCATCGACCGCCTCGGCCGGATCTACCGGGAGGAGTTCGACGGGTTCTATCGCGCGAGCGACGTGGGGCTGTTCCACCGTGTCGACGCCGACCCCACGCACGCGGCCCAGAGCAGACGCACCAGGGACTCGGCCGAGCACCTCGCGGCGGTGATGTCCCGGGTGCCGGTGATCGTCATCCCGTGTCTGACGCCCCGGCTGGCCGAGGGTGATGTGCTGGCGGCCAAACACAGGCTCGCGACGGTGTATCCGACCGTGTGGAACTTCATGCTCGCCGCGCGGCTTCGCGGACTGGGCACCTGTTGGACGGGGATGACCCTCGGCCGCGAGGACGAGGTCGCCGAGATCGTGGGGATCGATCCCGCCGAGGTGGAACAGGTCTGCATGATCCCGGTCGCCCACTACACCGGTACCACCTTCCGCCCCGCCTGGCGGCCACCGGCGGAGGAGTTCATCCACTGGGACCAGTGGTGA